The following are encoded together in the Paraburkholderia sp. BL10I2N1 genome:
- a CDS encoding FadR/GntR family transcriptional regulator encodes MFEKIPARALSDTVAQQLLKQIDKGTFARGGKLPTEAVLAEQFGVSRTVIREAISRLKNEGVVEPRQGSGVFIAAHGAIRPLRIDYAEAVEAGSVLQILALRRAIEAEVASEAAMRRSDSDMAAIDAALARIDEAVAEGEDGVAEDVAFHRAIAVATGNPYFLKTLTFLNQYLEAGTVVTRRNEALREDFSRQVREEHAAITAAIRAGDPMAARNAAQTHMYNAARRLAEAGIC; translated from the coding sequence ATGTTCGAGAAAATTCCGGCGCGAGCCCTCAGTGACACCGTCGCGCAACAGCTCCTCAAGCAGATCGACAAGGGCACCTTCGCCCGCGGCGGCAAGCTGCCTACCGAAGCCGTGCTGGCCGAGCAGTTCGGCGTCAGCCGCACGGTGATTCGCGAAGCGATCTCCCGTCTGAAGAACGAAGGGGTGGTCGAGCCGCGCCAGGGTAGCGGGGTGTTCATCGCCGCACACGGCGCGATCCGCCCGTTGCGTATCGATTACGCGGAAGCCGTCGAGGCCGGCTCCGTGCTGCAGATCCTCGCACTGCGCCGCGCGATCGAGGCCGAAGTCGCCTCTGAGGCGGCGATGCGCCGCAGCGACAGCGACATGGCAGCCATCGATGCCGCGCTTGCCAGGATCGACGAGGCCGTCGCCGAGGGCGAGGACGGCGTGGCCGAAGACGTGGCCTTTCATCGCGCGATTGCGGTGGCCACCGGCAATCCTTATTTCCTCAAGACGCTGACCTTTCTAAACCAGTACCTGGAAGCGGGGACGGTCGTGACACGTCGCAACGAGGCGCTGCGCGAGGACTTTTCGCGGCAGGTGCGTGAAGAGCATGCGGCGATTACGGCCGCGATCCGCGCGGGCGATCCGATGGCGGCACGCAACGCCGCGCAAACCCACATGTACAACGCGGCCCGTCGTCTGGCGGAAGCCGGGATCTGTTGA
- the ltnD gene encoding L-threonate dehydrogenase encodes MSRNIGVVGLGAMGLGVARSLLRAGLRVHASDVRSEVLQAFAVEGGIACANPAELGAQCDVVITLVVNAAQTESVLFGPQGAVAAMKPGGVVIASATVSPEFAVRLGRRVEAAGLQMLDAPVSGGAARAASGEMTMMTSGPAAAYEGAEDVLAAIAGKVYRLGPAHGAGSKVKIINQLLAGVHIAAAAEAMALGLREGVDPDALYDVITHSAGNSWMFEDRVPHILKGDYTPLSAVDIFVKDLGLVLDTARATKFPLPLSAAAHQMFMMASTAGHGGEDDSAVIKIFPGIDVPAPQ; translated from the coding sequence ATGTCGAGAAATATCGGAGTCGTCGGTCTGGGCGCCATGGGGCTGGGCGTCGCGCGCTCGCTGTTGCGTGCGGGTCTGCGCGTTCACGCCAGCGATGTGCGCAGCGAAGTGCTGCAGGCGTTCGCGGTGGAAGGCGGCATCGCGTGTGCGAATCCGGCGGAACTGGGCGCGCAGTGCGATGTGGTCATCACGCTCGTCGTCAATGCCGCGCAGACCGAATCCGTGTTGTTTGGTCCGCAGGGCGCGGTTGCCGCGATGAAGCCAGGCGGTGTGGTGATCGCCAGCGCGACGGTGTCTCCCGAATTCGCGGTCCGACTCGGCCGGCGCGTCGAGGCGGCAGGGCTGCAGATGCTGGACGCACCGGTATCGGGTGGCGCGGCGCGCGCGGCGTCGGGTGAAATGACAATGATGACGTCCGGCCCAGCCGCCGCTTACGAAGGCGCTGAAGACGTGCTGGCGGCGATCGCGGGCAAGGTGTACCGGCTGGGCCCAGCACACGGCGCCGGCTCGAAGGTGAAGATCATCAATCAGCTGCTCGCGGGGGTGCATATCGCCGCGGCCGCCGAAGCGATGGCGCTCGGCCTGCGCGAAGGCGTCGACCCGGACGCGCTGTATGACGTCATCACGCACAGCGCTGGCAATTCGTGGATGTTCGAGGACCGCGTGCCGCACATCCTGAAGGGCGACTACACGCCGCTGTCCGCCGTCGATATCTTCGTCAAGGATCTCGGGCTTGTCCTCGATACCGCACGCGCGACGAAATTTCCGTTGCCGCTGTCGGCGGCGGCGCACCAGATGTTCATGATGGCGTCGACCGCCGGACATGGCGGCGAGGACGACTCCGCGGTCATCAAGATTTTCCCGGGCATCGACGTGCCGGCGCCGCAATGA
- the otnK gene encoding 3-oxo-tetronate kinase, translating to MTGSTQKPLLGCIADDFTGATDLANMLVRGDMRTVQTIGVPDSHERLDADALVVALKSRTIPAADAVAQSLAALDWLRAQGCRQFFFKYCSTFDSTDAGNIGPVIDALLDALSDGAAKGERGFTIVCPAFPENGRTIYRGHLFVGDTLLNESGMENHPLTPMTDANLVRVLQRQTASKVGLVRHDAVAKGMPATRDAMAALQRDGVRVAIADALSDADLYTLGEACADLPLVTGGSGIALGLPANFRRAQLLAGTADASHLPRVAGRSVVLAGSASRATNAQVAAWRETRPAFRVDPLAAVRGEPVVEQALAFAREHFGAATPQPVLIYATATPEEVKGVQLELGVAEAGHLVERTLARIASGLRELGVRKFVVAGGETSGAVVQALGVRTLRIGAQIDPGVPATATIDAEPLALALKSGNFGATDFFVKALRHLDGDA from the coding sequence ATGACAGGTTCCACACAGAAGCCTTTGCTCGGCTGCATCGCCGACGATTTCACTGGCGCCACCGATCTCGCGAACATGCTGGTGCGCGGCGACATGCGCACCGTGCAGACCATTGGCGTGCCCGATTCACATGAGCGTCTCGATGCCGATGCTCTGGTGGTCGCGCTGAAGTCGCGCACGATCCCGGCCGCGGACGCCGTCGCGCAATCGCTCGCCGCGCTCGACTGGTTGCGCGCGCAAGGGTGCCGTCAGTTCTTCTTCAAGTATTGCTCGACCTTCGATTCGACCGACGCCGGCAACATCGGGCCCGTGATCGATGCGTTGCTCGATGCGCTGTCGGACGGTGCAGCGAAAGGCGAGCGTGGCTTTACGATCGTCTGTCCTGCCTTCCCGGAAAACGGGCGCACGATCTATCGAGGCCACCTGTTCGTCGGCGATACGCTGCTAAATGAATCCGGCATGGAGAACCACCCACTCACGCCGATGACGGATGCGAATCTGGTGCGTGTGCTGCAGCGGCAGACGGCCTCGAAAGTCGGCCTCGTGCGTCATGACGCCGTGGCGAAGGGCATGCCAGCCACGCGTGACGCGATGGCCGCGTTGCAGCGCGATGGCGTGCGCGTGGCGATCGCCGATGCGTTGTCGGACGCTGATCTCTACACGCTGGGCGAGGCCTGTGCCGACTTGCCGCTCGTGACCGGCGGATCGGGCATCGCGCTTGGCTTGCCAGCGAACTTCCGTCGCGCGCAACTGTTAGCCGGAACGGCGGACGCGAGCCATTTGCCGCGTGTGGCGGGGCGCTCAGTGGTCCTCGCCGGCAGCGCATCCAGGGCAACGAATGCCCAGGTCGCCGCATGGCGCGAAACGCGGCCAGCGTTTCGCGTCGATCCGCTTGCAGCGGTGCGCGGCGAGCCCGTGGTCGAGCAGGCGCTGGCCTTCGCGCGCGAGCACTTCGGCGCGGCTACGCCGCAGCCTGTGCTGATCTATGCAACGGCGACACCCGAGGAGGTCAAGGGCGTGCAGCTTGAACTCGGCGTCGCGGAAGCCGGGCACCTCGTCGAACGCACGTTGGCACGGATTGCCAGCGGACTGCGCGAACTCGGCGTGCGCAAGTTCGTCGTAGCGGGTGGCGAGACATCGGGCGCGGTCGTGCAGGCGCTCGGCGTGCGAACGCTGCGCATCGGCGCGCAAATCGATCCGGGTGTGCCAGCTACCGCGACCATCGATGCAGAGCCACTCGCGCTCGCGCTCAAATCGGGCAACTTCGGCGCGACCGACTTCTTTGTGAAGGCGCTGCGTCATCTCGACGGAGACGCGTGA
- a CDS encoding aldolase produces MVAIHTSSDAKIREEICVVGASLYARGYTVGSAGNISARLDDGWLITPTEACLGRLDPADIARVDLDGNAISGGRPSKTWALHRGIYARNADTRGIVHTHSTHLVALTLAGVWSETDVLPPITPYYVMKVGHVPLIRYRRPGDPEVAEQIAALADKVRGVLLERLGPVVWERSVSQASYALEELEETARLWLMSSPRPEPLDEASLEELRTVFGARW; encoded by the coding sequence ATGGTGGCGATCCACACAAGCAGCGACGCGAAGATTCGCGAAGAGATCTGCGTCGTGGGCGCGAGCCTGTATGCGCGCGGCTATACGGTGGGCAGCGCGGGCAACATCAGCGCGCGCCTCGACGATGGCTGGCTGATTACGCCCACCGAAGCGTGCCTCGGCCGCCTCGACCCCGCCGATATCGCGCGCGTCGACCTGGACGGTAATGCCATCTCCGGCGGGCGGCCGTCGAAGACATGGGCACTGCATCGCGGTATCTATGCGCGCAATGCCGATACGCGCGGCATCGTGCATACGCATTCGACTCATCTGGTTGCGCTGACGCTCGCAGGTGTCTGGAGCGAAACCGACGTGCTGCCGCCGATTACGCCGTACTACGTGATGAAGGTGGGCCACGTGCCGCTGATCCGCTACCGCCGTCCCGGCGACCCGGAGGTCGCCGAACAAATCGCAGCGCTCGCGGACAAGGTTCGGGGCGTCCTGCTGGAGCGGCTCGGTCCGGTGGTGTGGGAGCGGTCGGTATCGCAGGCGTCGTATGCACTCGAAGAACTCGAGGAAACCGCGCGGCTGTGGCTGATGTCGAGCCCGCGCCCCGAACCGCTCGACGAAGCGTCGCTCGAAGAACTGCGCACGGTTTTTGGCGCGCGCTGGTAA
- a CDS encoding MFS transporter has protein sequence MTSYQAASVRPATQAARQPEAADIERTYSKVFWRIVPFLMLCYVVAYLDRVNVGFAKLQMSQDLSFSETVFGLGAGIFFLGYFLFELPSNILMHKLGARIWIARIMITWGILSALFVFVKTPGQFYALRFLLGLAEAGFYPGVILYLTYWFPSHRRAKIIAVFMSAIPVSGIFGNPLSGWIMQTFHGGHGFAGWQWMFLIEAIPAIAIGIATILYLDNGIAGAKWLTAPEKKLLADEIAAQPQEHVKSHSLGAVFRDPRTWWMSLIYFAFVTGQYGLTFWMPTLVKSTGVAGAFNIGLLSAIPFLVAIVVMNVMGHSADKRRERRWHLIVPALSGAIGFTIAASFASNTVVSIVFLSLAAAGVLTCAPLFWSLPTAFMSGATAAAGIAIINSIGNLAGFASPYMIGYLKDLTHSTQTGMYVLAGMLVIGAIAVFMTPAKLVNR, from the coding sequence ATGACTTCGTATCAGGCGGCCTCTGTCCGCCCCGCCACGCAGGCCGCCCGACAACCCGAAGCCGCCGACATCGAGCGCACCTACAGCAAGGTGTTCTGGCGCATCGTCCCGTTCCTGATGCTGTGCTATGTCGTCGCGTATCTCGACCGTGTCAACGTCGGCTTCGCGAAGCTGCAGATGTCGCAGGATCTCTCGTTCAGCGAAACGGTGTTCGGTCTCGGCGCGGGGATTTTCTTTCTCGGATACTTCCTGTTCGAGTTGCCGAGCAACATCCTGATGCACAAGCTCGGCGCGCGTATCTGGATTGCGCGGATCATGATCACGTGGGGCATCCTGTCGGCGCTCTTCGTGTTCGTGAAGACGCCGGGGCAGTTTTATGCGCTGCGATTCCTGCTCGGGCTTGCCGAAGCCGGCTTCTATCCCGGCGTGATTCTCTATCTGACGTACTGGTTTCCGTCGCACCGGCGCGCGAAGATCATCGCGGTCTTCATGTCTGCGATCCCGGTATCGGGCATCTTCGGCAATCCGCTGTCGGGCTGGATCATGCAGACGTTCCACGGCGGCCACGGATTTGCCGGCTGGCAATGGATGTTCCTGATCGAGGCCATTCCGGCGATCGCTATCGGGATCGCGACGATCCTCTATCTCGACAACGGCATCGCCGGTGCAAAGTGGCTGACCGCCCCCGAAAAGAAACTGCTGGCCGACGAGATCGCCGCGCAGCCACAGGAGCATGTGAAGTCGCATTCGCTTGGCGCGGTGTTTCGCGATCCGCGCACGTGGTGGATGTCGCTGATCTACTTCGCTTTCGTGACGGGCCAGTACGGGCTGACCTTCTGGATGCCGACGCTCGTCAAGTCGACCGGCGTGGCGGGGGCGTTCAATATCGGTCTCCTGAGCGCGATTCCTTTCCTGGTTGCGATCGTCGTGATGAACGTGATGGGGCATAGCGCGGACAAGCGGCGCGAGCGTCGCTGGCATCTGATCGTGCCCGCGTTGTCCGGTGCGATCGGCTTCACGATCGCGGCATCGTTCGCGAGCAATACGGTGGTGTCGATCGTGTTCCTGTCGCTCGCCGCGGCTGGCGTGCTGACCTGCGCGCCGCTCTTCTGGTCGCTGCCGACGGCGTTCATGTCGGGCGCAACGGCAGCCGCAGGGATCGCGATCATCAATTCGATCGGCAACCTCGCCGGGTTTGCCAGCCCGTATATGATCGGCTACCTGAAGGACCTTACGCACAGCACGCAGACCGGCATGTACGTGCTGGCCGGCATGCTCGTGATCGGCGCCATCGCCGTGTTCATGACGCCGGCAAAACTCGTCAACCGCTAG
- the otnI gene encoding 2-oxo-tetronate isomerase, translating into MPRFAANLTMMYNEHAFLDRFGAAARDGFKAVEFLFPYDFPAAVLKARLDEHQLTQALFNAPPGDWAAGERGIASLPGREDEFRRSVDTALGYARVLGNRKLHVMAGLIAPDESRERHREIYLQNLAYAAKAAQADGITIVIEPINTRDIPGFFLNRQDDAQAICAEVGAPNLQVQFDCYHCQIVEGDLAVKLKRDMPRIGHIQIAGVPERHEPDIGELNYPYLFELIDSLGYDGWIGCEYRPRAGTSAGLGWLKPWLHNV; encoded by the coding sequence ATGCCGCGCTTCGCTGCCAACCTGACGATGATGTACAACGAACACGCGTTCCTCGACCGCTTCGGCGCCGCGGCGCGAGACGGTTTCAAGGCCGTCGAGTTCCTGTTCCCTTACGACTTTCCCGCTGCGGTCCTGAAGGCGCGGCTCGACGAACATCAGCTGACGCAGGCGCTCTTCAATGCGCCTCCGGGCGACTGGGCAGCGGGCGAGCGGGGCATTGCCTCATTGCCGGGCCGCGAAGACGAGTTCCGCCGCAGCGTCGACACCGCGCTCGGTTATGCGCGCGTGCTCGGCAATCGCAAGCTGCACGTGATGGCCGGGCTGATCGCGCCCGATGAGTCGCGCGAGCGTCACCGGGAGATCTATCTGCAGAATCTCGCCTATGCAGCGAAGGCTGCGCAGGCCGACGGCATCACGATCGTGATCGAGCCGATCAATACCCGCGACATCCCCGGCTTTTTCCTGAATCGACAGGACGATGCACAGGCGATCTGCGCGGAAGTCGGTGCGCCGAACCTGCAGGTGCAGTTCGACTGCTATCACTGCCAGATCGTCGAAGGCGATCTGGCAGTAAAGCTGAAGCGCGACATGCCGCGCATCGGTCACATCCAGATCGCGGGCGTTCCCGAGCGGCACGAACCGGATATCGGCGAACTGAACTACCCATACCTGTTCGAACTGATCGACTCGCTCGGCTACGACGGCTGGATTGGCTGCGAATACCGGCCGCGCGCCGGAACATCGGCTGGGCTCGGCTGGCTCAAGCCCTGGCTGCACAACGTCTGA
- the denD gene encoding D-erythronate dehydrogenase — protein sequence MKVLITGGAGFLGQRLARELLARGELNGQDGRPRPVTELVLLDVVPAPDTGDSRVRIEVGDIADRAVLERLIDTETAAIFHLAAIVSGQAEADFDLGMRINLDASRLLLDVCRMRGHRPRVVFTSSVAVYGGDLPDVVQDDTAVNPQSSYGAQKAIAELLLNDYARRGFVDGRVLRLPTISVRPGKPNAAASSFASGIIREPLNGETAMCPVAGSTRLWLLSPRKAIESLIAGCEIAAETLGNHRTLNLPGISVSVDEMIDALREVAGDEAVKRIEWKADPRVEKIVGSWPGQWDTSRAVQLGLSGDRTFADVIRSYIEDENPRFESR from the coding sequence ATGAAAGTACTGATTACCGGCGGCGCGGGGTTTCTCGGCCAGCGCCTTGCACGCGAACTGCTCGCACGCGGCGAACTCAACGGGCAGGATGGGCGGCCGCGGCCTGTCACGGAACTGGTGCTGCTCGACGTCGTGCCCGCTCCCGATACAGGCGATAGCCGGGTGCGCATCGAAGTAGGCGATATCGCGGATCGTGCCGTGCTGGAGCGGCTGATCGATACAGAAACGGCAGCGATCTTCCACCTTGCGGCGATCGTCAGCGGTCAGGCGGAGGCGGATTTCGATCTTGGCATGCGGATCAATCTAGATGCATCGCGGCTGCTGCTCGACGTGTGTCGGATGCGTGGACACAGGCCGCGCGTCGTGTTTACGAGTTCCGTGGCGGTTTATGGCGGCGATCTGCCTGACGTCGTGCAGGACGACACGGCGGTGAATCCGCAATCCTCCTACGGCGCGCAGAAAGCGATTGCCGAATTGCTGCTGAACGATTACGCGCGACGTGGTTTCGTCGATGGCCGCGTGCTGCGGTTGCCCACCATTAGCGTGCGGCCGGGCAAACCGAATGCGGCGGCATCGTCGTTCGCGAGCGGAATCATTCGCGAGCCGCTGAATGGCGAAACGGCGATGTGCCCAGTCGCGGGCAGCACACGTCTGTGGCTGCTGTCGCCGCGCAAGGCGATCGAGTCGCTGATTGCAGGTTGCGAGATTGCCGCCGAAACGCTCGGCAATCACCGTACGCTCAATCTGCCCGGCATTTCCGTCAGCGTCGACGAGATGATCGACGCGTTGCGCGAGGTGGCGGGCGACGAGGCGGTCAAGCGGATAGAATGGAAAGCCGATCCGCGTGTCGAGAAGATTGTCGGCAGTTGGCCGGGACAGTGGGATACGTCGCGTGCGGTGCAACTGGGTCTTTCCGGCGACCGCACGTTTGCAGACGTCATTCGAAGCTACATCGAAGACGAAAATCCCCGCTTCGAATCCCGCTGA
- the pcaF gene encoding 3-oxoadipyl-CoA thiolase: MTEAFLCDAIRTPIGRYAGSLSSVRADDLGAVPLKALMERNKDVDWSAIDDVIYGCANQAGEDNRNVARMSLLLAGLPQGVPGSTVNRLCGSGMDAVGIAARAIKSGEAALMLAGGVESMSRAPFVMGKATSAFSREAAIYDTTIGWRFVNKLMKQQYGVDSMPETGENVAQDYEVSRADQDAFALRSQQKAARAQRDGTLAEEIVSVSVAQKKGDPLIVSQDEHPRETSLETLAKLKGVVRPDGSVTAGNASGVNDGAAALLLANEDTAKRFGLTPRARVLGIATAGVAPRVMGIGPAPATQKLLARLNMTIDQFDVIELNEAFASQGLAVLRMLGVADDDARVNPNGGAIALGHPLGMSGARLVTTAMYQLQRTKGRFALCTMCIGVGQGIAIAIERV; this comes from the coding sequence ATGACTGAAGCTTTCCTGTGCGACGCAATTCGCACCCCGATCGGCCGCTATGCGGGTTCGCTGTCGTCCGTGCGCGCCGATGACCTGGGCGCGGTGCCGCTCAAGGCGCTGATGGAGCGCAACAAGGATGTCGACTGGTCCGCGATTGACGATGTGATCTACGGCTGCGCGAATCAGGCCGGTGAAGACAACCGTAACGTCGCGCGCATGTCGCTGCTGCTGGCGGGTCTGCCGCAGGGCGTGCCCGGCTCGACGGTCAACCGCCTGTGCGGCTCGGGCATGGACGCGGTCGGTATTGCCGCGCGCGCGATCAAATCGGGCGAAGCGGCACTGATGCTGGCAGGGGGCGTCGAAAGCATGAGCCGCGCCCCGTTCGTGATGGGCAAGGCTACGAGTGCGTTCTCGCGCGAGGCTGCAATCTATGACACCACGATCGGCTGGCGCTTCGTCAACAAGTTGATGAAGCAGCAATACGGTGTCGATTCGATGCCGGAAACCGGCGAAAACGTCGCGCAAGACTACGAGGTCAGCCGCGCGGATCAGGACGCCTTCGCACTGCGCAGCCAGCAGAAAGCCGCGCGTGCACAGCGCGACGGCACGCTCGCGGAGGAAATCGTATCGGTGTCGGTGGCGCAGAAAAAGGGCGATCCGCTGATCGTTTCGCAGGACGAGCATCCGCGTGAAACGAGCCTCGAAACGCTGGCCAAGCTGAAGGGCGTCGTGCGCCCGGACGGCTCGGTGACGGCTGGCAATGCCTCGGGCGTGAACGACGGCGCCGCCGCCTTGCTGCTCGCCAATGAAGACACTGCAAAGCGCTTCGGCCTGACGCCGCGCGCGCGCGTGCTGGGTATCGCGACGGCAGGTGTTGCGCCGCGTGTGATGGGCATCGGGCCGGCGCCGGCAACGCAAAAGCTGCTCGCGCGTCTGAACATGACGATCGACCAGTTCGATGTGATCGAACTGAATGAAGCCTTTGCATCGCAGGGGCTGGCGGTGCTGCGCATGCTCGGCGTGGCGGACGACGATGCACGTGTGAACCCGAACGGCGGCGCGATTGCACTCGGCCATCCGCTTGGCATGAGCGGCGCGCGTCTCGTGACGACCGCGATGTATCAACTGCAGCGCACGAAGGGCCGCTTCGCGTTGTGCACGATGTGCATCGGTGTCGGGCAGGGGATTGCGATCGCTATTGAGCGGGTCTGA
- a CDS encoding amino acid permease produces the protein MNSPSAVHHGAGHLTVVQGAALYVGAVLGTGVIALPALAAEAAGPASLLAWLGLVLLSIPLAATFAALGARFPDAGGVSTYVRNAFGPRAAAVVGWCFYFAVPVGSPAAAMFGGAYAAAAFGGGQQTVIITAAALVLTVTAANLFGLQVSGRLQLVLAALLVALLLAAVAVSVPHAHVTNLHPFAPHGWLAIWPAAALLVWSFAGWEAITHLAGEFRHPQRDLPLAAGIAVVIVGMLYLGIAGASVLVLGPAAGTSSAPLAELLALGIGGKVQVLAAAAALLLTLGTMNAYYAGAAKLGAALGRDGALPAWLAHGSRAGDVPRRSLAVVAGLSALALLAVTIAGVGPRPLVLLTTGSFVTVYALGTASAVRLLPRGSWAHWCALIALIAVAALCLATGWYLLWPLAITGCALFYLQMRGRVVAVDRDAKNAAAQSGEKKRRKSGVSEA, from the coding sequence ATGAATTCACCTTCCGCAGTTCATCACGGCGCCGGTCATCTGACCGTCGTACAGGGCGCAGCGCTGTATGTCGGAGCCGTGCTTGGCACCGGTGTCATTGCGCTGCCAGCGCTCGCCGCCGAGGCCGCCGGACCCGCGTCTCTGCTGGCGTGGCTCGGGCTCGTGCTGCTGTCGATACCGCTTGCGGCAACGTTCGCCGCCCTGGGTGCGCGCTTTCCCGACGCTGGCGGCGTGTCCACCTATGTGCGCAACGCATTCGGGCCGCGCGCCGCTGCGGTGGTCGGCTGGTGCTTCTATTTCGCGGTGCCGGTCGGGTCGCCGGCCGCGGCGATGTTTGGTGGCGCTTATGCGGCGGCGGCATTCGGCGGTGGCCAGCAAACGGTGATCATCACGGCTGCTGCGCTAGTGCTGACCGTGACAGCCGCCAATCTGTTCGGTTTGCAGGTGTCGGGACGGCTGCAGCTTGTGCTGGCTGCGCTGCTTGTCGCGCTGCTGCTCGCCGCCGTGGCCGTATCGGTGCCGCATGCGCACGTGACCAACCTGCATCCGTTCGCGCCGCATGGCTGGCTTGCTATCTGGCCCGCCGCGGCGCTCCTCGTCTGGAGCTTCGCGGGTTGGGAAGCGATTACACATCTGGCCGGCGAGTTTCGTCATCCGCAGCGCGACCTTCCGCTTGCGGCCGGTATAGCGGTGGTGATCGTGGGGATGCTGTACCTGGGGATCGCTGGAGCCAGCGTGCTGGTGCTCGGGCCAGCGGCGGGCACGTCCAGCGCGCCGCTGGCGGAACTGCTGGCGCTCGGCATCGGCGGCAAGGTTCAGGTGCTGGCCGCCGCGGCGGCCCTGTTGCTGACGCTTGGCACGATGAACGCCTATTACGCTGGGGCAGCCAAACTGGGCGCAGCGTTGGGTCGTGACGGCGCGCTGCCTGCGTGGCTTGCGCACGGCAGCCGCGCGGGCGATGTGCCGCGGCGCAGTCTGGCCGTCGTCGCGGGACTGTCCGCGCTGGCGCTGTTGGCCGTGACGATCGCGGGAGTCGGTCCGCGGCCGCTGGTGCTTCTGACAACCGGTTCATTCGTCACGGTCTATGCACTCGGGACCGCGTCCGCCGTTCGGCTGCTTCCGCGCGGTAGCTGGGCGCACTGGTGCGCGCTGATTGCGCTCATCGCCGTCGCGGCGCTGTGTCTGGCGACGGGCTGGTATTTGTTGTGGCCGCTGGCAATCACAGGCTGCGCGTTGTTCTATCTTCAGATGCGCGGACGGGTTGTCGCTGTCGACAGAGATGCAAAGAACGCGGCCGCTCAAAGCGGCGAAAAAAAACGCCGCAAAAGCGGCGTTTCCGAAGCGTAG
- a CDS encoding transcriptional regulator has protein sequence MRTSRLVSMLLLLQVKGRVTAQALAEEFEVSMRTVYRDIDQRPEPAPLLPRLASAVWEQKRITMRYASWGTGGDRRREPLGLVLKAGDWYLIARVRTQTRIYKVASITHLTVLDEVFERPASFDLRAQWSSAVAAFEKGLLKGVAKLSLSPEGMKRLHRLGAVALEQARRGPFSDDGWQEVTIPVEGLVYAGEQLLSLGEHVQVLEPPELRERVRQLAERVVALNAP, from the coding sequence ATGCGGACCAGCCGGCTGGTGTCGATGCTGCTTCTGTTGCAGGTGAAAGGCCGCGTGACGGCGCAGGCGCTCGCCGAAGAGTTCGAAGTGTCCATGCGCACCGTGTATCGCGACATCGACCAGCGGCCCGAGCCGGCGCCCTTGCTGCCGCGCCTCGCGAGTGCGGTGTGGGAACAGAAGCGCATCACGATGCGCTACGCAAGCTGGGGCACCGGCGGTGATCGCAGGCGCGAGCCGCTCGGTCTCGTGCTCAAGGCAGGCGACTGGTATCTCATCGCGCGCGTACGCACGCAAACGCGTATTTACAAGGTGGCCAGCATCACGCATCTGACTGTGCTCGATGAGGTGTTCGAGCGTCCCGCTTCGTTCGATCTGCGGGCGCAATGGTCGTCGGCGGTGGCCGCGTTCGAGAAGGGCCTGCTGAAGGGTGTCGCAAAGCTGAGTCTGTCGCCGGAGGGCATGAAGCGGTTGCATCGGCTCGGCGCTGTCGCGCTCGAGCAGGCGCGTCGCGGGCCGTTTTCGGACGATGGCTGGCAGGAGGTCACGATTCCCGTCGAAGGTCTCGTTTACGCGGGCGAGCAATTGCTGTCGCTTGGGGAGCACGTGCAGGTGCTGGAGCCGCCGGAGTTGCGCGAGCGGGTGCGACAACTTGCTGAGCGTGTGGTGGCGCTCAATGCACCGTGA